One genomic region from Podarcis raffonei isolate rPodRaf1 chromosome Z, rPodRaf1.pri, whole genome shotgun sequence encodes:
- the MTCP1 gene encoding protein p13 MTCP-1 has product MAEGEEGGDPRAPPVRLWVRRIGVYCDENQKTWLVASEEEADTVKARIRRVRVPLGQAVCPSHLPASQLPHMWQLSEGQQYRDSNSRIWNIEHHLMIMGVEELLLKLLPSD; this is encoded by the exons ATGGCAGAAGGAGAGGAAGGTGGTGATCCCCGAGCCCCACCAGTCCGCCTCTGGGTGCGGCGCATAGGCGTCTACTGTGATGAGAACCAGAAAACATGGCTGGTGGCATCAGAAGAG GAGGCAGATACAGTGAAAGCCCGGATCAGGAGAGTCCGGGTCCCCCTGGGCCAGGCGGTGTGCCCCAGCCATCTCCCTGCATCCCAGCTGCCCCACATGTGGCAGCTTTCAGAGGGACAGCAGTACCGGGACAGTAACTCTCGCATCTGGAACATCGAACACCATTTAATG ATCATGGGAGTGGAAGAGCTGCTGCTGAAACTCCTCCCAAGTGATTAA
- the CMC4 gene encoding cx9C motif-containing protein 4 codes for MAQKDPCQKYACEIQKCLQANNYLESKCEAVLQEMRRCCARFPKGRSISCSGFELQEKEREKQVPSSHGFQAPKP; via the exons ATGGCTCAGAAAGACCCCTGCCAGAAATATGCCTGTGAAATCCAGAAATGCTTGCAAG CCAACAACTACTTGGAATCAAAATGTGAAGCCGTCCTCCAGGAGATGAGAAGATGTTGTGCCCGCTTTCCCAAGGGCAGATCCATCTCCTGCTCAGGGTTTGAGttgcaggaaaaagagagagagaagcaggtacCCTCTTCCCACGGATTTCAAGCCCCCAAACCCTGA